TATTTGTCCAATCAGGCCGACAAAGATCCGTCTCCTGCCTCCgtttttcttcatcttcttctttagTTACTCCCAATTTCTAATGCATGCCATATGCCCTCAAGGTAGCCAAAGGTTCATGTTATTAATCTAGTATATATAATGTATTTTACTagtaaagggaaaaaaaataatgcacgcagCGACCACTTTTGCCGGCAACAGCTACCACCACTTTTGTGTGGTTGATGGATGAAACTTGCAAAAGTTGGGTCAATCTAAACTCCAAAGTTTGTAGCTTTTCTGGGCAGCACTCCAGGCCAAAAAAACTAACGCCTTTTTCAGAGCAAAAGATAATGTCAGGTTGGCAATTAAGCTAGGGTTCAGAAATCACAAGCAAGCAATGCAGCTACAGCTACTCTTACTGTTAGCGAGAGAGCACGGTCTGCAGGTTCCGTGCCATAAGCTCCCAAAACCCTTCAGGCTCTTCTGGAAGAAGATAACAGCGTCAGGTTTGCAATTAAGACAGGGGTTCAGAAATCACGAGTAACGCACTCACGCAACTGGTCTTTTTGCAGATGCGCAAAAAAGGTGCAAAAACTCTGAACTGGGATGACAGTGTCAGGCTTGCAATTAAGACAGGATGGTTCAGGAGGAATCACGAGCAACGCAATTACTACTACTCGTTAACAGTGTTGGAATGAGCACGATATGCAGGAACAAGATGACATTATCAGGATTTGGTATTTAATATGGCTACTTTGGGCATGTGGCTGGAGTacgtaacaaaaataaaaaaagggttTGGTTTGCCAGGAGGGCAAGCAGAGGCAGCTTCTGCATTTGACGGGGTCAGGTCAGAATTCAGATCAGGGCCATTTGATTATCATCAATCAGTTGGTACTCCAGTATGCATGGTCACAACTACTGTATTAGGCGCGCACTGCACGGTTGCCGCGCAACGCCGGCGTTTCGTGTCCAAGCATGGGATGGGCAGGGAAGGTGTGTGTGTGCTCATCATCTTGGATGTTGAAGATGCGCTCAGCTGACGCGTATGCCGGCCGCCCCACAGGCTCACAGGCCACATGCCAATGACGATGGACGAGCGCTCGTGATGATCTGAGCTCTCATCTCACCATGGTACTCCGTCGCCATGATCACCATGACCTCGGCTGGGCTACCAGAGATCCATGGATTCATCATAGGGGGATTCACCTATTCATTCATTACGGATACTACACTTGTGTGGGAATGAGTGTTGGCCATGACTTGTTCAGAGTTTGTTTGTGCTGACCTATCAGTCATGCTGGAGGATGATCAGTTCCTAagctctattattattattattcattCATTATGGAGCATTGCTGACATGTTCATATTATGAGAGAGTGGCAGATCCAGGACGAAAACAAAGGGTGCATCATGTGTATCTATCAACCCGTGTTGTCGAGTTGGATTGGGTCAAGAAACTAGAGGCACTCCCAGAGTCCCAGGTATTGAAACGGACCCAGTGATCATGTGTATACAAGGAGCACAAATGTGCAGCAAGTTAGGCTTGGACTTCAGATTAAGCAAACCTGTTTTGTAATTGTCTTGCAACCTTACCCAATTGACTCCTGCTAGGGAAAAGTCTTCCTTCATAAACCCTAGGCACAGTACAGCACTAGACTATTTAGCGAAGTATAGTTTGTTTGGAGTCATGCAGTGTGCGATCATACATGTATGACGCCACAAGCCTGGTCCAATCCTCACGCATCACTTTTATATATTATTAGTGTGACAAGTTGCCAGAATGCCAGTGCAAATGTTTTCTTGCTAATATATAATAAGATCCTAATTATAATAGTAGTAATAATACTATGGACGGCCCAAGAGTCCAAGAGTATGTTAAGTGACATGCATTGGCAGGCATTCACAGGAATATGGCAGCTAGAGGGCCGGCCAGTTACAAAATGCCACTAGCTAACTGCCCTCCGGTTCCTGCCTACCTCTTCCAGAGTTCCAGGTCAAACATAAATACGAGTAGAACAGATATAATAAGCAGGGGGTGGAGGAGGGACCTGTTAGAACTTAGAACCAAGCCATCCACCAGACGTACATCTTGCCGAGGTTGCTGTGGGAGACTGCTTCAGCAATCAGGCGGCGTGCTTGGCCTTCCACAGAAAGTGGCAGAGAAGGAGCGGCGTTAACGCCTACCACAACTCCCTGGAGCCTTTCTGTGATGTTACTGATGGCCCTCTGAGAATTGGAAACAAGAGGTTAGATCAGAAGAATGCTGTGGTTGGTTTAGCGATGATAAACATACATGAGAGTGCTATGGCGCAGATCAATACCTGTGCATGTGGGTTTCGGACTTCCACTCCACTGGATTTATGAGATTTGGTCCACTCTACTAGCGGATCATGGATAAAGGTCTCAAGAACAGTCATGAGTGCCTCCTTGTGAGTTCTCAGAACCGATAGAGTAATTTCACAGACCTTCACAAACACGCCCTCATAACCAGTGATGCCCAAGCCATCAACCATGTTCTACAGTTAGAGATTTAGCACGATCATGTTAATACTTAACCAAAATCACAGGTTCAAAAAACTTCTGACAGGACACTACAAAACAAGGTTTCAGTGCTTACTTGTGTAAACCTGAATGGCACCACCTCAGGCTTCTCGAGCAGCAAGCCCTTGTCAAACAAGCAGCTGAAATCCACATGAATACAGTCCCCAGTAGTTGAATCGAGAAGGATGTTTTCACCATGTCTGTCACCAAGCCCAACAATATGCCCAACCATTGACCAAACTGCGGTTGTATGCGCATAAGCTGCCCTGGCACGGATCCATGCAGCTGGCTCAGAAAATGTAGTCAAGAACCATTTGTGGAAAACTGGGGGGAACATTGGAAGGATTTTAGCCTTCAGCATCTCCTCAGGCATTTTACCCTGCAATTGATCATATATCTTCTTGATTTGTGGGTTTGTTTTCATCCTATCGAATTTGCCACAAGTTATGTAGATATCCTGAAGAATTTGCCGAAGACCACGAGTATTGGGCACCCACTCTACCATTCCACAATCTTCTGTAAGCGGAACCACTGCAAAGGTTCTAATATAAAGCTTTCTCCTGCGGCTCTCAGGGACTTTGGAGAGAAGGCGGTTGATCATTGCATTGAACTCCATCATGCGCGAATCTTTCCTAAGATCATCCTTTGGTTTGCACAGAAATGGTCGAGAAATTCCATCACTTCCAATGAAAACAACCTGAAGTTCAAAACAATCATATGCTTGTCAGGTACCCTTAGCTTGGTGAAATGTGACAAAAATTAATTCATGACCATTTTGAAACAGTGGAAATAGACCGCATGGTGTGTCAACAAACAAATACCATATGTTAACAAGTGACCTAGAGTCCTAGACCCTTGATAACCCCATAACAGATCCAACCATTGACTTGAACGCCCTTTCCAATGGTCACACTCACACCCAACAAAATTTATGATAACTTTGAACACAAAATATAGTAATCTAGACAGTTACTGCTCCTCGAACAAGTGTAGTAGTCAAGCAAAGCAATATTAGATATACCTTCTTTGGTTTCTGAAGAGAGTTAAGGATCTCTGCATCATCAGCTATTCCGGCTATAGTAGGGTGCTCGGAAACTGAAAAGGGACGAAAAGTTGATTGATCTGTCATATTTGTATCATATGATGGTAGAGTCACAGTTAGAGCCTGCTGGATGGGTAAGATGATTCCTAACGGCATCATTCTTTTCAAGGAACTGAACTCTGTTGAGATATTTATTGCCCTTGCCTTTGGCTGCCCCGGATGAAAGCACAGCTTGATCAGATGATCTATCAAAGAAGGAAACTGCATGAATAATGCATTGCTGTCACTACCACGCCGACTGCCCTTCTTTGCTGATTGTAATATTTCAGCAGCAGCATCTCGTCTTGCAGCAACTGTTGACTTTGACACTGCAGCCATCATCCATAGAGCCTGCTGAGGGTACTCCCGTAAAATAGATGTGACGATGCATTTGACAAGTTTGACAACTTCAATATTTTGATGACAGATGCGGGAGATCAACTGAGACAGCACAGTTAACCACTGATATGGTGGTAGATCTTTCAAACACCCGCGCATAATGCCTAACAACTACAAGAAGTTGATTAGATCCCCTAAATAGATTAAAGCAATGAAAAAcatgtgccaaaaaaaaaaaaacttaccctTATATGAACTTCTTTCATGGGTTTATTGAAGGAAGATCCATCCTGGATATATATGCTTCCGAATTCAAACCAAAGAGTAAGCAATCGCGGTAACGCTTGAAAAAGATTTTTATGTCCTCTGTGAAGTCCTCTTGCATACTGTATTAAGACTACTGGAAGCATATCCCACCAAGGCTTCTCTTCAGTTGCTGTAGTTAAAGAACCAGTAGAGCTAGGAGGGACAGGTCCAACTCCACTTGCAATTTTCTTATCTTCTTGGCGTCTCCTAGCATCAACAAGCAAATCATCATAGAACTTTGCTATGCAGAAGAACCCCTTTTCCCACTTGGGCCGCAAATCTGCTACCCTAGAATATAGAGATTTGATGTCATTGCTCTGCTTTTGCCCTGTATAGTGGATCCATCTAGTGTAGAGAAGGAGAGTTTTGGACACATCTGGATTCTCTTTTGATGCCTGTGTCACAGAGAGGGGTGCATTTGGCAAAGCAAGAGAAAGGCTAGAAAGGGATGAAAGGACAGTAGGTCCCAAAACATCCGCAGGCATGTTTAGAAGTGTTTGCTGAAGTTCAGCTATAGCACTATCAGACTTCCGTATATTCCAGAGGTACTTAGCCTTTTCCATGTGAGCATTAGGAGCACCTGAAGCGTCTGCTTCCAGTATTGCACGGTGGGCAGTCTCGTAATGGCCAGCCAAACGGCAGAGCCTTGCATACTGAAGCCAGCAGTTCCCAGCTTGAGCATTCATATGACTCAGATTATAAACCATCCTTCGGAAAGCAAGCAATGGCTCCCTTGCCCACAGAGATGGTTGTGTACATCTCAGACGGTTTTCCCAATCCTTTGTCAATTTCAGAAACTTAGGATCATCTGCAGCAAATGGCTTTTCAAGAAATGACTCATCTCCCAGCAGGGAGTTGAAGTCTTCTAACTCACGCAGCATATGGAGCTTAACTATGTAAGGATATGCACGCATGTATGAGTCCATGCCAGCTGCAGCTAAAGGTACAAGCAATGCTTGCTTGGACTGGGCAATTTTTTCAGCAACCATAAACTGATCTTTTTTCATCATCGCGTTGAATATCTTAGCAAGACCCATGTCAAAAGAAGCATTGTTCTCAGAACTTCTGCACACCAGACCTTTGTCTGCCTCGGCTAGATATTCATCCATGAGATCCCATCTCCCTAATCTCCAAGCTGCTTGTACCCCTTGCATGCACCAAGTTTTCTTAGATTGAGGTATTCTATACACCAAACCATCCACATGTGCAATCATGGCTTGAAGATGGCACATGTTTAGCAAACAATTGAGAACATCACAATGTCTATGGACAGAATCAGGTTCCATTTGCAAAGACTGTTCACATAATGTTAGCACTTCAGCCCAATTCCCCGCTTTCTCATTGATGATTAGTTGATCTTGTAGGGTTGATGATTTCCTCAGATTAGCTAAACCTAGGAGGCCATCGGGCTCATCCAGTCCTCCATATATTTCCATCAGAAAAGAGATGTCATCATCTGAAAAGGCACCACTACAGTCTGCAGCTGGATTTGAGGAGCCAGACTTTTCACGGACATGAGATTCAAAGTACATTAGAGCACGAGCATGAGCTTGACATCTAAATGATGCCTTAGCTAGAGTGACTTTAGGAATAGCAGCCAACAGCTCAGCAACGTTGCTGCACTGCACTAGCAATTGATCTTGGTCATACATAGAGTTGCTTTCATCTCTCAGTTTACCTCCCTGTCTTCCAGCCATTGCATAATTAGATTGGGATAAAGCAATTTCCTGTTTGAGGTCATCAACCCATTGCCCAAGATTATCAAGTAAAGTGAAGACAGCTTGAATACAGACTTCACTCTGTCCTCCAGTAATTCCATGAACAATAGCTCCACTACTTTCTGAAGCAGCAGCATTGAGAACAGACAAGATTTCCTCAGTAATACTTTGACGAGCCTCGGGAGTTCCATAGCAAACAACATTCAAGACCAAGTACGGTAGGAGATATATTGCAGTTGGCATGTCATGCCGAACAATTCCACGACATGCACCAAATATACCACTACGCGATCCAGTTGCATGGGATGTTAACTTCCTAATCCAATAATATATCCACCTCCTAAAAGACATTGTTGGGCGGTATATTGGACCAGCTAAAGTAGCATCATTCACACTAGGAAGATGAAATCTTGAAGTCAAGCATGGTGCAATAATTTCCTTAACATAACTAGAAAAACGCCCCCACAACTTCTGGCCCCTTTTGCTCATCTTGCAACTACTTGATTCATTAGGTAAAGATTGACAACCTGACAGTTTTAGTAGCTCTTGAATAGCCAATGCAGCAGAATCCTGTACTGTGGTGTCAGAAGCAGCTCTGAATGCCCTTGCAAGATGCTTGTGGATCAACTCAAATATAAGATCGTCATCTGAACATTCAATCTTAAAGCGCTCGCATGACATTACCTTAAACTTAGCAGGATCAACAGCTCCAAGTGCACCAAGACAATCTGCACAAACTAGTTTCAATCTCTGGCCAACAACTGTCCTTGATTCCTCTGCACATCCTTTTAGTAAAGACATTATTAAAGAGCTTATTATATCCAAATCAGCAATATCTTCACCAATAATGAGAGAAGTAATGTCCCCCCTTCTATCATTGAATAGTTTATTTAACTCACATGCCACCATGTACCTTACATTTAAGCTCTCATGGTTAAGACCATTGACAGCATCCTTTAGATGATCTTGCAGAGTCATTAACCCTCTGGCTTCTTGTATTACTTTGTTCACTCCTGACAAAGATGGTAAGCTAGGTAACAACGGCAATTCACGTATATGTTGTTTAAGCAAGATAATGTTTTTAACTACAAGTTCTTCCAGGATTTCAACAATTTTGCCCAGATGCACAAGAGGACGTTCTCTGCACCTTTCTAAAGAGGGAATAAATGCAGCTACAACTTGGGACATAACATACTTGATACTGGTACACGATACCTCGGCCAGTCGCTTGATGAAAAAATGTAGTACATCTAGCCCATCCATTTGCAGAGTTTCTTTATCAATGGCAAAAATCAACAGAACCATAATCTTTGGTGCATGTGTACTCAAATAAGGGCCCATCATCTCAACTAATTTCCTTATACGCTGGAGGGCTTGCTTCTGAAGATTCACATCACTGGAATGAAGCATTTTCTTGTCAATACTGTTGAGAAGCCGAACAAAATCATTCTTCAAAAACTCAGGAAGGTTATCGTTGCCTGTCAAAATTCTTGCGATATTCTGAATAGTTGGTGAAATTTTTGCCATCCTGCAATTAAAATCTCATTATAACTAagatcaaaattattttttttctggggaAAATCAAAATTACAGCTAATTACCTAAATCAACTATCTAGACAAGTCTATACACATTAAAAAGAGGATTCACCTTCTATCTGTCTCGATCTGGTCAGATTCACCAGGAAAACatatgatttcatcaagcagtGTTGGCAAAGCAGCTGAAAATATCTCTTTGCTATCAGTTCCTGTTTCAGTGTGATAAAATTGTAGGACAGATGACAGATGCTGTCCATCTTCATAAAATAGAGCAAATGAGAGCACTTTAGGCAGTGAATTTACAATCAACGGAACTAGCTCACTGTTTAGATGACTCGCCAGTTCATTCAGAGTAACAACTGCTTGGTCATTGTTTTGGTGAGACACAATAAGTTTTGGTATAATTGATGGAACCATTCTCCTGATCAGCTCTTCAGTCTTAACCCCAAGAACAGATTCAGCAAATTCACTAATCACTACAGGATGAGTCAAAAGTCTAGATGACAGATAATCATACAGATTATCTCTAACATGGAAATACTTTGAAAGGAAGAGTTCCAATCCTCCCTTGAAACAGTAGGTGCAACATCTTTGAAGTAATCTCAATGCAGTAACCCTTACAATATAATCGTGATTACCAAGCTGACCAATTAGCAATACAAATGAGCAGAAAAAAACTTCCCCATGAATATCACTAGCTTTCACAATTGCTGCAGTCGATTCCAAAAGAGTAAGTAGTATCTGGGGATCTTCAGCTTCAGTGAAAGCACTCTTTATTTTGTCCATAAATTTAACTCTGCTGGTCCCTCCACTCATTCCCGTTCCATCAGAAAACAAAATATCCATCGCGTTTGTTTCCAAGAAGCAGGACACTACACTAGAGAATGCATCTCGGACAGCTTTCATTTCATGTAGTAGGAGAAAATCAACACACTGTACCCACTGAAATTTCATATCAAGCAGAACGTCCCTGCTAGAATGTTTCAATATTCGTGGCAATACTTCAACTATAGAAACTATACACTCCTCGGAAGTCTCAGCATAAAGGAACTTGAAGAAAAGAGAATGGGCCTTGAACATGTTAATTTTGAAGTCAATATTTTTATCTTCCGAAAGTGCAATGTCCACAATAGGAACTTGATCTTCAATGTGGACAGTTCTGACATCACACTGCGGGCACCAGAAACCTCTTAAGAGATTTAATGTCAAGATTGGCTGTTCACAGTGCTTGGCCAGGAAAAGTTTGCAATGATTTCCCACTTTGTCAGTGCAATCAGTGGTTCCATTTAAGCAAGAAAGAAAACCAAGTGAAATGGCAATACTTTTCCACAGTTTCTTGCATCCTAAAGTACCAATTgtcctgagaaaaaaaattgtaaaacaaGGCCATCAAAAGTTGCAAATCtagacaagaaaaaaaactaaaaaaatagaagatgctgtacatattaaattaatcttCTGTTTATCAACCAGAGAGTGCCTGCAGCAATATTTGGCAATCCTATTACATATGGCAAACTTATTGCTGTCTTTCTTACAAAAATCAAACTGGATAAACATGCACAATTCGAAATTATGAAAGATGATAATTTACTTACTCAAGTTTCCTGAACATTGCTCCAAGCATCCTGGGACCAGAGTACAATACAATAATGGGTAATGACATAAGAGCCTCGTTTTGAAGCTCCCCAGTTTCACTTTGGATAGCCAATTCAAGGACTTGAAGATCACACTCAGCATTCTGCCTGCTGCCTATTTTAGCAATAATTTGTACTGCAAGGCATTTTAACTTCTCCGAACATGTTTGAGAAGTAAGATAACCATCATCCGACACCAGTTTCAGCAAGTTAATAAGATCAGCATATCTTGGATACTCGAAATCTGTACAACCATTACCAATCAACAGAGGTTCATCTTCAAACAGTTTTGTGTGTCCAGGAAGAAAAGCTGCATAAATAACCAGACAAAAATAAACAACAAAAGTGGAGGTAAAGAGAGATGCACTAAGGGATGTTTGTCCTAGCATAAGCTCAAGTTATGATACTACTTAAAAGCTTATCCTAGAACAGATTAGTTAACTTATTCATGATTATAGCCTCTGACAAGCCAAAAGCCCCTAAATCCCCTTGCATATTGTGGACTCTTAATTCAGGGCAGGGTGGATTGTTGCAGATGTGAGATTGCAGGGGTGTATAGGCTGAACTTAAACAATCCGGTCATTGCACTTTTAGAATAAGACTAAGCTCCCTTTGACGGTCAACAATCCATAAAACCAAAAAGTTGGCTTATGGCATAATAAGCCTAAGCTAGAGCTACACAAAATCAATCCATACAGAACAGAGAACATGATAACCAAACTTCAAAAAGGGGTACAAAGGAATTGAACAATTATTTATTCGGTGCAAAAATATTAATTGCACAACTATTACAGCTTGCCCTAAATAAATGAACAAAATAACTTA
The Oryza sativa Japonica Group chromosome 6, ASM3414082v1 DNA segment above includes these coding regions:
- the LOC4342103 gene encoding serine/threonine-protein kinase ATR isoform X2, translating into MVAVQDVLYVVASMHGDRPSGVLTERYLVKCLCGSFSDILDSPGIFSDLPDSCQPKNGPGVLVDLTGETRWRPFATMLIKLVNKCLADGTLYVEGLVNMPFVSAACSIICYGDESLHKVCFDFARIVATVITVEILPVENIIRSIMCILSQDVNGLSDIRDADYDFSMGACLHALHSSCPGYIVAITASDIVNVFQRAVHTSRSSELQVAMCNAYKRIVELCSPRVWKPEILLKLLCLPKPCAKLIECIRLVVDKSGQSFLSSDDRDDGSSLLAKSEGLDLPKVGQKRIALDEENSFPKRLKMTEPRFSSGSFMVDELSAGVGQELEKDHGCDFRVQLYSLINCLSPDNHMAYPLEPAISIQVLSLLCLSLSVYPKTNLFSRISKQVLSWIPWICKQTTKICMFSFDVSLYFEAVQTVMLLQSFLPGHTKLFEDEPLLIGNGCTDFEYPRYADLINLLKLVSDDGYLTSQTCSEKLKCLAVQIIAKIGSRQNAECDLQVLELAIQSETGELQNEALMSLPIIVLYSGPRMLGAMFRKLETIGTLGCKKLWKSIAISLGFLSCLNGTTDCTDKVGNHCKLFLAKHCEQPILTLNLLRGFWCPQCDVRTVHIEDQVPIVDIALSEDKNIDFKINMFKAHSLFFKFLYAETSEECIVSIVEVLPRILKHSSRDVLLDMKFQWVQCVDFLLLHEMKAVRDAFSSVVSCFLETNAMDILFSDGTGMSGGTSRVKFMDKIKSAFTEAEDPQILLTLLESTAAIVKASDIHGEVFFCSFVLLIGQLGNHDYIVRVTALRLLQRCCTYCFKGGLELFLSKYFHVRDNLYDYLSSRLLTHPVVISEFAESVLGVKTEELIRRMVPSIIPKLIVSHQNNDQAVVTLNELASHLNSELVPLIVNSLPKVLSFALFYEDGQHLSSVLQFYHTETGTDSKEIFSAALPTLLDEIICFPGESDQIETDRRMAKISPTIQNIARILTGNDNLPEFLKNDFVRLLNSIDKKMLHSSDVNLQKQALQRIRKLVEMMGPYLSTHAPKIMVLLIFAIDKETLQMDGLDVLHFFIKRLAEVSCTSIKYVMSQVVAAFIPSLERCRERPLVHLGKIVEILEELVVKNIILLKQHIRELPLLPSLPSLSGVNKVIQEARGLMTLQDHLKDAVNGLNHESLNVRYMVACELNKLFNDRRGDITSLIIGEDIADLDIISSLIMSLLKGCAEESRTVVGQRLKLVCADCLGALGAVDPAKFKVMSCERFKIECSDDDLIFELIHKHLARAFRAASDTTVQDSAALAIQELLKLSGCQSLPNESSSCKMSKRGQKLWGRFSSYVKEIIAPCLTSRFHLPSVNDATLAGPIYRPTMSFRRWIYYWIRKLTSHATGSRSGIFGACRGIVRHDMPTAIYLLPYLVLNVVCYGTPEARQSITEEILSVLNAAASESSGAIVHGITGGQSEVCIQAVFTLLDNLGQWVDDLKQEIALSQSNYAMAGRQGGKLRDESNSMYDQDQLLVQCSNVAELLAAIPKVTLAKASFRCQAHARALMYFESHVREKSGSSNPAADCSGAFSDDDISFLMEIYGGLDEPDGLLGLANLRKSSTLQDQLIINEKAGNWAEVLTLCEQSLQMEPDSVHRHCDVLNCLLNMCHLQAMIAHVDGLVYRIPQSKKTWCMQGVQAAWRLGRWDLMDEYLAEADKGLVCRSSENNASFDMGLAKIFNAMMKKDQFMVAEKIAQSKQALLVPLAAAGMDSYMRAYPYIVKLHMLRELEDFNSLLGDESFLEKPFAADDPKFLKLTKDWENRLRCTQPSLWAREPLLAFRRMVYNLSHMNAQAGNCWLQYARLCRLAGHYETAHRAILEADASGAPNAHMEKAKYLWNIRKSDSAIAELQQTLLNMPADVLGPTVLSSLSSLSLALPNAPLSVTQASKENPDVSKTLLLYTRWIHYTGQKQSNDIKSLYSRVADLRPKWEKGFFCIAKFYDDLLVDARRRQEDKKIASGVGPVPPSSTGSLTTATEEKPWWDMLPVVLIQYARGLHRGHKNLFQALPRLLTLWFEFGSIYIQDGSSFNKPMKEVHIRLLGIMRGCLKDLPPYQWLTVLSQLISRICHQNIEVVKLVKCIVTSILREYPQQALWMMAAVSKSTVAARRDAAAEILQSAKKGSRRGSDSNALFMQFPSLIDHLIKLCFHPGQPKARAINISTEFSSLKRMMPLGIILPIQQALTVTLPSYDTNMTDQSTFRPFSVSEHPTIAGIADDAEILNSLQKPKKVVFIGSDGISRPFLCKPKDDLRKDSRMMEFNAMINRLLSKVPESRRRKLYIRTFAVVPLTEDCGMVEWVPNTRGLRQILQDIYITCGKFDRMKTNPQIKKIYDQLQGKMPEEMLKAKILPMFPPVFHKWFLTTFSEPAAWIRARAAYAHTTAVWSMVGHIVGLGDRHGENILLDSTTGDCIHVDFSCLFDKGLLLEKPEVVPFRFTQNMVDGLGITGYEGVFVKVCEITLSVLRTHKEALMTVLETFIHDPLVEWTKSHKSSGVEVRNPHAQRAISNITERLQGVVVGVNAAPSLPLSVEGQARRLIAEAVSHSNLGKMYVWWMAWF
- the LOC4342103 gene encoding serine/threonine-protein kinase ATR isoform X1, which produces MANFSSHIQELRELIAASSTTTSTSAPASVHFEVKLREVLPNLLRDYVVPSSPTADGREATAVLKLLSYTAGKFPGVFFHGRAADVIRVIGRVLPFFAEPNFRSRHEIIFDTVWSLLSLLRTGDREAYRQFFLDVMVAVQDVLYVVASMHGDRPSGVLTERYLVKCLCGSFSDILDSPGIFSDLPDSCQPKNGPGVLVDLTGETRWRPFATMLIKLVNKCLADGTLYVEGLVNMPFVSAACSIICYGDESLHKVCFDFARIVATVITVEILPVENIIRSIMCILSQDVNGLSDIRDADYDFSMGACLHALHSSCPGYIVAITASDIVNVFQRAVHTSRSSELQVAMCNAYKRIVELCSPRVWKPEILLKLLCLPKPCAKLIECIRLVVDKSGQSFLSSDDRDDGSSLLAKSEGLDLPKVGQKRIALDEENSFPKRLKMTEPRFSSGSFMVDELSAGVGQELEKDHGCDFRVQLYSLINCLSPDNHMAYPLEPAISIQVLSLLCLSLSVYPKTNLFSRISKQVLSWIPWICKQTTKICMFSFDVSLYFEAVQTVMLLQSFLPGHTKLFEDEPLLIGNGCTDFEYPRYADLINLLKLVSDDGYLTSQTCSEKLKCLAVQIIAKIGSRQNAECDLQVLELAIQSETGELQNEALMSLPIIVLYSGPRMLGAMFRKLETIGTLGCKKLWKSIAISLGFLSCLNGTTDCTDKVGNHCKLFLAKHCEQPILTLNLLRGFWCPQCDVRTVHIEDQVPIVDIALSEDKNIDFKINMFKAHSLFFKFLYAETSEECIVSIVEVLPRILKHSSRDVLLDMKFQWVQCVDFLLLHEMKAVRDAFSSVVSCFLETNAMDILFSDGTGMSGGTSRVKFMDKIKSAFTEAEDPQILLTLLESTAAIVKASDIHGEVFFCSFVLLIGQLGNHDYIVRVTALRLLQRCCTYCFKGGLELFLSKYFHVRDNLYDYLSSRLLTHPVVISEFAESVLGVKTEELIRRMVPSIIPKLIVSHQNNDQAVVTLNELASHLNSELVPLIVNSLPKVLSFALFYEDGQHLSSVLQFYHTETGTDSKEIFSAALPTLLDEIICFPGESDQIETDRRMAKISPTIQNIARILTGNDNLPEFLKNDFVRLLNSIDKKMLHSSDVNLQKQALQRIRKLVEMMGPYLSTHAPKIMVLLIFAIDKETLQMDGLDVLHFFIKRLAEVSCTSIKYVMSQVVAAFIPSLERCRERPLVHLGKIVEILEELVVKNIILLKQHIRELPLLPSLPSLSGVNKVIQEARGLMTLQDHLKDAVNGLNHESLNVRYMVACELNKLFNDRRGDITSLIIGEDIADLDIISSLIMSLLKGCAEESRTVVGQRLKLVCADCLGALGAVDPAKFKVMSCERFKIECSDDDLIFELIHKHLARAFRAASDTTVQDSAALAIQELLKLSGCQSLPNESSSCKMSKRGQKLWGRFSSYVKEIIAPCLTSRFHLPSVNDATLAGPIYRPTMSFRRWIYYWIRKLTSHATGSRSGIFGACRGIVRHDMPTAIYLLPYLVLNVVCYGTPEARQSITEEILSVLNAAASESSGAIVHGITGGQSEVCIQAVFTLLDNLGQWVDDLKQEIALSQSNYAMAGRQGGKLRDESNSMYDQDQLLVQCSNVAELLAAIPKVTLAKASFRCQAHARALMYFESHVREKSGSSNPAADCSGAFSDDDISFLMEIYGGLDEPDGLLGLANLRKSSTLQDQLIINEKAGNWAEVLTLCEQSLQMEPDSVHRHCDVLNCLLNMCHLQAMIAHVDGLVYRIPQSKKTWCMQGVQAAWRLGRWDLMDEYLAEADKGLVCRSSENNASFDMGLAKIFNAMMKKDQFMVAEKIAQSKQALLVPLAAAGMDSYMRAYPYIVKLHMLRELEDFNSLLGDESFLEKPFAADDPKFLKLTKDWENRLRCTQPSLWAREPLLAFRRMVYNLSHMNAQAGNCWLQYARLCRLAGHYETAHRAILEADASGAPNAHMEKAKYLWNIRKSDSAIAELQQTLLNMPADVLGPTVLSSLSSLSLALPNAPLSVTQASKENPDVSKTLLLYTRWIHYTGQKQSNDIKSLYSRVADLRPKWEKGFFCIAKFYDDLLVDARRRQEDKKIASGVGPVPPSSTGSLTTATEEKPWWDMLPVVLIQYARGLHRGHKNLFQALPRLLTLWFEFGSIYIQDGSSFNKPMKEVHIRLLGIMRGCLKDLPPYQWLTVLSQLISRICHQNIEVVKLVKCIVTSILREYPQQALWMMAAVSKSTVAARRDAAAEILQSAKKGSRRGSDSNALFMQFPSLIDHLIKLCFHPGQPKARAINISTEFSSLKRMMPLGIILPIQQALTVTLPSYDTNMTDQSTFRPFSVSEHPTIAGIADDAEILNSLQKPKKVVFIGSDGISRPFLCKPKDDLRKDSRMMEFNAMINRLLSKVPESRRRKLYIRTFAVVPLTEDCGMVEWVPNTRGLRQILQDIYITCGKFDRMKTNPQIKKIYDQLQGKMPEEMLKAKILPMFPPVFHKWFLTTFSEPAAWIRARAAYAHTTAVWSMVGHIVGLGDRHGENILLDSTTGDCIHVDFSCLFDKGLLLEKPEVVPFRFTQNMVDGLGITGYEGVFVKVCEITLSVLRTHKEALMTVLETFIHDPLVEWTKSHKSSGVEVRNPHAQRAISNITERLQGVVVGVNAAPSLPLSVEGQARRLIAEAVSHSNLGKMYVWWMAWF